One window of Lytechinus variegatus isolate NC3 chromosome 2, Lvar_3.0, whole genome shotgun sequence genomic DNA carries:
- the LOC121406789 gene encoding uncharacterized protein LOC121406789: MKRLSSENASMKRENEQLKAKMTTLEHQVNELDQYHRRINLEVAGVPEKEGENVREAVLHVMKKISPEVSNDDIDVTHRLGQRREDGPARPIIVRFTTRRMRDTLYSGRKKLRETSTRQLGFSRDEGKVFLNENLAPAKKSLLKKANDERKKVGYKFLWTTNGTILVRKSPNVPPVAIHREEDLNKIK, encoded by the coding sequence ATGAAAAGACTGAGTAGTGAGAATGCTTCCatgaagagagaaaatgagCAACTGAAAGCAAAGATGACGACACTTGAACACCAGGTGAATGAATTGGATCAATATCATAGAAGGATCAACTTAGAAGTGGCAGGTGTTCCTGAGAAGGAAGGTGAGAATGTGAGAGAGGCTGTCCTTCACGTCATGAAGAAAATTTCACCAGAGGTATCCAACGACGACATTGATGTGACACATCGACTTGGTCAGAGGAGAGAAGATGGTCCAGCCAGACCAATCATCGTTCGATTCACAACCAGGAGGATGAGGGATACTCTATACTCAGGCCGTAAAAAACTGAGGGAAACATCAACCCGTCAACTGGGATTCTCAAGAGATGAAGGAAAGGTGTTCCTCAACGAAAATCTAGCCCCAGCTAAGAAGTCTCTCCTAAAGAAAGCGAATGACGAGAGGAAGAAGGTGGGATACAAGTTCTTATGGACAACGAATGGCACCATTCTGGTGAGGAAGAGCCCGAATGTTCCACCGGTTGCTATTCATCGAGAAGAGGATCTGAACAAAATTAAGTAA